From one Bacillota bacterium genomic stretch:
- a CDS encoding metal-sensing transcriptional repressor: MKADHKEVIKYLNTAKGQIEGILKMVDEDRYCIEISHQLLASTAILKKANQLVLQAHLNSCVKDTLTEDATIKIQEIIQIIDKLNK; this comes from the coding sequence ATGAAAGCAGATCACAAAGAAGTAATTAAATACTTAAATACTGCAAAAGGTCAAATCGAAGGTATCTTAAAAATGGTGGATGAAGATCGATATTGCATCGAAATTTCACATCAACTTTTAGCTTCTACGGCCATCCTAAAAAAAGCAAATCAACTTGTGCTACAAGCACATTTGAATTCATGTGTTAAAGATACATTGACAGAAGATGCTACGATTAAAATTCAAGAAATTATTCAAATCATTGATAAATTGAATAAGTAA
- a CDS encoding RidA family protein produces MNKPITSNNAPQAIGPYSQAVLTSNTLYVSGQLPIHPHTNQFVGNCIECQTKQSLENILQIVLASNLKKEDIVKCTVYLKNMSDFPKMNEVYQSFFDSHKPARVTVEVSKLPKDALVEIDAIAVI; encoded by the coding sequence ATGAACAAACCCATCACGTCAAATAATGCACCTCAAGCAATTGGTCCCTATTCTCAAGCAGTTCTTACAAGTAATACGTTGTATGTATCTGGTCAACTTCCAATTCATCCACACACAAATCAATTCGTAGGAAATTGTATTGAGTGTCAAACCAAACAATCTCTTGAAAACATTTTACAAATTGTACTCGCTTCAAACCTTAAAAAAGAAGATATTGTTAAATGCACAGTTTATTTAAAAAATATGAGCGATTTTCCTAAAATGAATGAAGTATATCAATCTTTCTTCGATTCTCATAAACCTGCAAGAGTCACCGTTGAAGTAAGTAAACTTCCTAAAGATGCACTCGTTGAAATTGATGCAATTGCTGTAATTTAA
- the mscL gene encoding large conductance mechanosensitive channel protein MscL, whose protein sequence is MKKFIKEFGLFISKGNALDLAIGIVIGTAFNAIIKSLVNDIIMPLISLLTKGDVKSLYVVLKGTATYDQTLGQLILSEDAVLLTYGNFIQSIFDFLIVALAVFLALKVIMTFRTKIELLKNQVVNIEQSESNT, encoded by the coding sequence ATGAAAAAATTTATAAAAGAGTTTGGGTTATTTATTTCAAAAGGAAATGCGTTGGATTTAGCGATTGGAATTGTAATAGGAACTGCATTTAATGCTATTATAAAAAGCTTAGTAAATGATATAATTATGCCACTTATTAGTTTGTTAACAAAAGGAGACGTTAAAAGTCTATATGTTGTTTTAAAGGGCACTGCAACCTATGATCAAACTTTAGGACAATTAATTTTATCAGAAGATGCAGTACTCCTTACTTATGGAAATTTTATTCAGTCTATTTTTGATTTTTTGATTGTCGCTTTAGCTGTCTTTCTAGCATTAAAAGTTATTATGACATTTCGAACGAAAATTGAACTCTTAAAAAATCAAGTTGTAAATATAGAACAATCAGAATCAAATACATAA
- a CDS encoding chloramphenicol acetyltransferase — MKIIDVDSWHRKKHYNYYKDFDLPHFSITANVDITNLYHFAKKNQTSFFATLLYYVMKVVNDIPELKYRIRGNEVILHDTIHPSYTVLANEDLFQFVTSTFTEDFQAFLHKVDQDIDYVKIHENLDDIPGKDDLIYISAIPWVTFTNLSHPFDTKHPDSIPRISWGKFFKENDRVIIPISLSAHHALCDGIHVGKFYQLLSNTINSIQ, encoded by the coding sequence ATGAAAATAATTGATGTAGATAGTTGGCATCGCAAAAAACATTATAACTATTATAAAGATTTTGATTTGCCTCACTTTAGCATTACTGCAAATGTTGATATTACAAACTTATACCATTTTGCTAAGAAAAATCAAACTTCATTTTTTGCAACTTTATTATATTATGTAATGAAAGTTGTCAACGATATTCCAGAATTAAAATATCGAATTCGCGGGAATGAAGTAATTTTACATGACACCATTCACCCATCTTATACTGTATTAGCAAACGAGGATTTGTTTCAATTTGTTACGTCAACCTTTACCGAAGATTTTCAAGCCTTTCTTCACAAGGTAGATCAAGACATAGACTATGTCAAAATCCATGAAAATTTAGATGACATTCCAGGAAAAGATGATTTAATCTATATTTCGGCTATTCCGTGGGTAACATTCACCAATTTAAGTCATCCGTTTGATACTAAACACCCAGATTCGATACCTAGAATTTCATGGGGTAAATTTTTTAAAGAAAATGATCGAGTTATAATTCCGATATCTTTATCGGCACATCATGCATTATGTGATGGAATTCATGTAGGAAAATTTTATCAGTTATTATCAAATACAATAAACTCAATTCAATAA
- a CDS encoding rubredoxin: MKKWVCEVCGYIYDPKFGDPDGGIEAGTSFEDIPDSWVCPDCGVTKENFSPIE; the protein is encoded by the coding sequence GTGAAAAAATGGGTATGTGAAGTATGTGGGTATATTTATGATCCAAAATTTGGCGATCCTGATGGTGGAATAGAAGCAGGTACTTCATTTGAAGATATTCCAGATAGTTGGGTTTGTCCTGATTGTGGTGTTACAAAAGAAAACTTTAGTCCAATTGAATAG
- a CDS encoding aldo/keto reductase, protein MKVKQNYQLQNGISIPSIGFGTWQIPNGEMAYNATLEALKIGYRHIDTAAAYQNEESVGKAIKDSGLKREEVFITSKLRADMKGYQVALDEFDKTINKLGVDYLDLYLIHAPKPWGKEGDGIEYNNLNVETWKAFIKLYQEGKIRAIGVSNFRPEHLIPLVEETRFAPHINQIYLCPGALQTETVLYAKNYDILIEAYSPFATGRLFKVEQIHEIAKKYNRSAAQLAIRWSLQHGFLPLPKSVTPARIESNFDVFDFEISEEDMMIIDHLEIPR, encoded by the coding sequence ATGAAAGTAAAACAAAATTATCAACTTCAAAACGGAATTTCCATTCCATCTATTGGTTTTGGAACGTGGCAAATTCCAAACGGAGAAATGGCTTATAACGCAACTTTAGAAGCTTTAAAAATAGGTTATAGACATATTGACACTGCGGCTGCATATCAAAATGAAGAATCGGTTGGCAAAGCCATAAAAGATTCGGGATTAAAAAGAGAAGAAGTTTTTATTACTTCTAAATTAAGAGCAGATATGAAAGGGTATCAAGTAGCTTTAGATGAATTTGACAAAACAATAAATAAATTAGGTGTTGATTACTTAGATTTGTACTTAATCCACGCTCCGAAACCTTGGGGAAAAGAAGGGGACGGAATTGAATACAATAATTTAAACGTTGAAACATGGAAGGCATTTATTAAATTATACCAAGAAGGTAAAATTCGAGCAATTGGTGTTTCAAATTTTAGACCAGAACACTTAATCCCTTTAGTAGAAGAAACACGTTTTGCTCCACATATAAATCAAATTTACTTATGTCCTGGAGCTTTACAAACTGAAACAGTTCTTTATGCTAAAAATTATGATATCTTAATTGAAGCCTATTCACCATTTGCAACGGGACGTTTGTTTAAAGTGGAACAAATTCATGAAATTGCCAAAAAATATAATCGTAGTGCGGCACAATTAGCTATTCGATGGAGTTTACAACACGGATTTTTGCCACTGCCAAAATCAGTAACTCCAGCTAGAATTGAAAGTAATTTTGATGTGTTTGATTTTGAAATTTCAGAAGAAGATATGATGATTATTGATCATCTTGAAATTCCAAGATAA